One part of the Bombus terrestris chromosome 13, iyBomTerr1.2, whole genome shotgun sequence genome encodes these proteins:
- the LOC100644904 gene encoding prohormone-3: MYTCVVLMMVALTSTMHLEVEAWGGLFNRFSPEMLSNLGYGSHGDHMPKTGLYQRPLSTSYGYSYDSLEEVVPCYERRCTANDQCCPSFICINVDGDIGHCVFELGQKQGELCRNDNDCETGLLCAEVAGSETRSCQPPVTSNKLYNEECNMSGECDISRGLCCQLQRRHRQTPRKVCSYFKDPLVCIGPVAMDQIKSIVQYTSGEKRITGQGNRIFKRVPFA; this comes from the exons ATGTACACGTGTGTCGTATTGATGATGGTTGCTCTGACGAGCACGATGCACCTTGAAGTGGAGGCATGGGGTGGTCTCTTTAATCGTTTCAGCCCAGAAATGTTATCGAATCTTGGCTATGGTAGTCACGGTGACCACATGCCCAAAACAGGATTGTATCAG CGTCCGTTATCTACCAGCTATGGATACTCTTATGACTCTTTGGAAGAAGTTGTACCATGTTATGAAAGAAGGTGCACGGCTAACGACCAGTGTTGTCCGTCTTTCATCTGTATAAACGTCGATGGGG ATATTGGCCACTGCGTTTTCGAATTGGGACAGAAGCAGGGAGAACTTTGCAGGAACGATAACGACTGTGAAACTGGTTTATTGTGTGCCGAGGTTGCTGGCAGCGAAACTCGTTCGTGTCAGCCACCAGTGACTTCAAATAAATTGTATA ATGAAGAATGTAATATGTCTGGGGAATGCGATATCAGCCGCGGTTTGTGTTGTCAGCTTCAGAGACGTCATCGACAAACACCAAGAAAG GTTTGTTCGTATTTCAAAGATCCTCTAGTGTGCATCGGACCAGTCGCAATGGACCAGATAAAATCTATCGTCCAGTACACTTCTGGTGAAAAGCGGATCACTGGACAGGGAAATCGAATTTTTAAACGAGTTCCTTTCGCCTAA
- the LOC100644778 gene encoding T-complex protein 1 subunit epsilon, producing MTAIPGTVAFDEYGRPFIILRNQEKQKRLTGTDAIKSHILAARDVANILRTSLGPRGLDKLMVSSDGDVTVTNDGATILKNMDVDHEIAKLMVQLSQSQDDEIGDGTTGVVVLAGALLEQAEQLLDKGIHPIRIADGFEMAAKCATDHLKKIVHDFEGTPDNLEPYIKIAMTSLGSKIINKCHRQMAEIAVNAVFAVLDPVARDVNFELIKLEGKVGGRLEDTVLVRGVVIDKDFSHPQMPKRLENVKLAILTCPFEPPKPKTKHKLDVTSVDDYRALREYEQEKFTEMVKRVKNAGATLAICQWGFDDEANHLLLQSELPAVRWVGGPEIELIAIATGGRIVPRFEELTPEKLGHAGVVRELTFGTTKDRMLVIEECKNSRAVTIFIRGGNKMIIEEAKRAIHDALCTVRNVIKNEKILYGGGAPEISCALACAEKANKISTLEQYAFRAFAEALEAVPMALAENSGLSPVNALANIKAAQLAENNPTFGVDCLNRGTFDMKAQNVIETLTSKTQQILLATQLVKMILKIDDIRSPNDAGDVA from the exons ATGACCGCAATACCTGGTACTGTGGCCTTTGATGAATATGGTAGACCTTTTATTATTCTTCGTAACCAGGAAAAGCAAAAACGTCTAACCGGCACTGATGCTATAAAG TCACATATTTTGGCAGCCCGTGATGTAGCCAATATTTTGAGAACCTCGTTAGGACCTAGGGGACTTGACAAACTAATGGTCAGCTCTGATGGTGATGTCACTGTAACAAATGATGGGGCAACAATCTTGAAAAACATGGATGTCGATCATGAAATTGCAAAGCTAATGGTTCAGTTGTCTCAATCTCAAGATGATGAAATTGGAGATGGTACTACTGGTGTAGTTGTTTTAGCGGGTGCTCTCTTGGAACAAGCTGAGCAACTGTTAGACAAAGGAATTCATCCAATTCGAATAGCAGATGGCTTTGAAATGGCAGCAAAATGTGCAACAGATcatttaaagaaaattgttcATGATTTTGAGGGTACTCCTGACAACTTAGAACCTTATATAAAAATTGCCATGACCAGTCTTGGTTCAAAGAT CATCAACAAGTGTCACAGACAAATGGCAGAAATAGCTGTAAATGCTGTATTTGCAGTTTTAGATCCTGTTGCACGTGATGTGAACTTTGAATTGATAAAACTAGAAGGAAAAGTTGGAGGCAGATTGGAAGATACTGTCCTAGTTCGGGGTGTTGTTATTGACAAAGACTTTAGTCATCCTCAAATGCCTAAG AGATTAGAAAATGTTAAATTAGCTATTTTGACATGTCCGTTTGAGCCACCTAAGCCAAAAACTAAACATAAGTTGGATGTCACTTCAGTCGATGACTATAGAGCGTTGCGTGAATACGAACAAGAGAAATTCACCGAGATGGTGAAGAGGGTTAAAAATGCTGGTGCCACGCTTGCTATTTGTCAATGGGGATTTGATGATGAAGCTAATCATCTCCTTCTTCAAAGTGAATTACCCGCGGTCAGATGGGTTGGTGGTCCAGAAATTGAA CTAATCGCTATTGCTACAGGTGGTCGTATTGTTCCTCGTTTCGAAGAATTGACACCGGAAAAACTCGGTCACGCTGGTGTTGTAAGAGAATTAACATTTGGTACTACCAAGGATCGAATGCTTGTTATCGAAGAATGCAAAAACTCTCGAGCAGTTACTATTTTCATCCGTGGAGGGAACAAAATG ATCATTGAGGAAGCGAAACGAGCTATCCATGATGCGCTATGTACAGTTCGTAATGTAATCAAGAATGAAAAAATCTTGTATGGGGGAGGTGCCCCTGAAATTTCTTGTGCCCTTGCTTGTGCTGAAAAAGCCAACAAGATCAGCACCTTGGAACAATATGCTTTCCGTGCATTTGCCGAAGCGCTGGAAGCTGTACCTATGGCACTTGCTGAAAATTCTGGCCTTTCACCTGTAAATGCTTTAGCTAACATTAAAGCAGCACAATTGGCTGAAAATAATCCTACGTTTGGTGTAGATTGCCTAAACCGTGGTACTTTCG atATGAAAGCCCAAAACGTTATCGAAACATTGACGAGCAAAACCCAACAAATTCTACTGGCTACACAGTTGGTCAAAATGATACTTAAAATTGATGATATACGTTCACCAAACGATGCTGGCGATGTTGCCTAA